A stretch of Aedes aegypti strain LVP_AGWG chromosome 2, AaegL5.0 Primary Assembly, whole genome shotgun sequence DNA encodes these proteins:
- the LOC5573256 gene encoding uncharacterized protein LOC5573256 → MKALLLLVCCLAIASSSEAKTFPGSNLRAPDNFHLTITEGLLEELKKLLDYLAKAALDAVHDLKQNVDKLISDASQKAEDLLQLANESINEYLQEAKQNLTVLGSQVAECVVPATTELEKIAAHSYENTKKCYDDLVTRVRILTDNVEEHVDYEIKKVAEIQHIGVDCMVQNPKLVDQVKCILDHIEESNAIVKDIISDVGKLTSETTREIVSLSNDTRGCLLDVIRMSRNEVDKVIAEVLQCMKESNSVEDVE, encoded by the exons ATGAAAGCCTTACTACTATTAGTTTGCTGCCTGGCAATCGCCTCCTCGTCCGAGGCCAAAACATTCCCGGGATCCAATCTACGGGCACCGGACAATTTTCATCTGACAATTACCGAAGGATTGCTCGAAGAGCTGAAGAAACTTTTGGACTACCTTGCCAAAGCCGCTTTGGACGCCGTTCATGACCTGAAGCAGAATGTGGACAAGCTGATAAGCGATGCTTCCCAGAAGGCCGAAGATTTGCTGCAGTTGGCCAACGAAAGCATCAACGAGTATCTACAGGAAGCGAAGCAGAATCTTACTGTGCTGGGGTCACAAGTGGCGGAATGTGTGGTGCCGGCCACTACAGAATTAGAGAAAATCGCGGCCCATTCCTATGAGAATACGAAAAAGTGCTACGATGATCTGGTAACTCGGGTCAGAATCCTGACGGACAACGTGGAGGAACACGTGGACTACGAGATAAAGAAGGTGGCAGAAATTCAACACATCGGAGTGGACTGTATGGTGCAGAATCCTAAGCTGGTGGATCAAGTGAAGTGTATTCTGGATCAT ATCGAGGAATCTAATGCAATTGTGAAGGACATCATCAGCGATGTGGGAAAGCTGACTTCTGAGACCACTCGTGAAATAGTTTCGTTGAGTAATGATACCAGAGGCTGTCTTCTGGACGTGATTCGCATGTCGCGAAACGAAGTCGATAAAGTAATTGCCGAAGTGCTGCAATGTATGAAAGAGTCGAACTCAGTGGAAGATGTTGAGTAG